A DNA window from Pungitius pungitius chromosome 1, fPunPun2.1, whole genome shotgun sequence contains the following coding sequences:
- the xpc gene encoding DNA repair protein complementing XP-C cells: MAKRRGSAETEVDTKKPKQVPKAKSSATKARAKTKSAGNVIPEDDEVLKRKVKPKPRASTKRVSGKTSSTSSPTATAVKTSKYFSSPVKEEQDASEDDSHAVTSAAPPVQGNAKETKREEKEQQEESEEDDDDDWEEVEELSGPLGPVEPPEPVLPSQPVQIEIETAEVRKKKKRQAEFETYMRRMVNRLKKDVLIDTHKVHLMCLIANAMFRGRLCSEPDLLAITLSLLPTHFSMVAKERIDHNYLSGLLKWFSSTFSLNPSLSCEESLNPRTLLERRLASLSARTHQEMTHLFLLVLRSLQLFCRLVISLQPIPLKTPSAKGKGARTPTSAPGASNASQQTSRTTSPDQKVSPGTKRPAGGGAVRGGHGGKKAKTIEIKEEHDEIKEKTKASGGQRPKNSKRRSIASKVSYKEESESEGEKEEGLSEDDDFQVTSEEDSEDSERGAESTKSRKEKGGSKANAANSKRRSGGGKEPIKDEQRKEGEADEEEGTTGNRTKRRSGRKNDGPRADEWLEVYLVKTSSWVCVDTEQGVGMPHLCSQNATAPITYVVSVDGDGFVKDLGKKYDPTWLTSSRKRRVDEEWWEETLQPFLGPEDERDVKEEKELQNKLLNKPLPVSIAEYKNHPLYALKRHLLKYEAIYPSTATSLGYCRGEPVYSRDCVHTLHSKDTWLKEARTVRLGEEPYKMVKGFSNRSRKARMASEQKEDNDLSLFGEWQTEEYQPPLAMDGKVPRNDYGNVYLFKPCMIPVGCVHLKLPNLHRVARKLNMDAAPAVTGFDFHGGYSHAVNDGYIVCEEHEEILRAAWVEDQEIQKQKEREKKEKRVISNWTLLVKGLLIRERLQQRYGKKNQGLGNLQETCGLSSDEEVAEAGSPSATTASETLAMSWPQNRQAEEDGGSISGLKKKKTTKREKRGQEKHMFPFEKV; this comes from the exons GTAATGTCATCCCAGAGGACGATGAGGTGCTGAAGAGGAAGGTCAAACCCAAACCACGGGCCTCCACCAAGCGAGTGTCGGGGAAaacctcttccacctcctctccaACCGCAACGGCTGTCAAAACGAGTAAATACTTCTCGTCGCCAGTGAAGGAGGAGCAAGATGCCAGTGAGGATGACTCGCACGCGGTGACCTCGGCAGCCCCTCCGGTTCAAGGGAACGCCAAAGAAaccaagagagaagaaaaagagcagcaggaggagagcgaggaagaCGACGATGACGATTGGGAGGAAGTGGAAg AGCTTTCTGGGCCGCTGGGTCCAGTCGAACCACCGGAACCCGTCCTGCCGTCCCAGCCGGTTCAGATAGAGATCGAGACTGCAGAAGTCAGAAAAAA GAAAAAGAGGCAGGCAGAGTTTGAGACTTATATGAGACGGATGGTGAACCGACTCAAGAAGGACGTGCTGATAGACACACACAAG GTCCACCTGATGTGCCTGATAGCCAATGCGATGTTCCGCGGCCGTCTGTGCAGTGAACCGGACTTGCTCGCCATCACTCTGTCGCTGCTGCCCACCCACTTCAGCATGGTCGCCAAGGAACGCATCGACCACAACTACCTCTCTGGGCTGCTCAAATG GTTTTCATCAACGTTCTCCCTGAACCCCAGTCTTTCCTGTGAGGAGAGTCTGAACCCCCGCACTCTGCTGGAGAGGCGGCTCGCCAGCCTCTCTGCCAGGACCCACCAGGAGATGACTCAT CTGTTTCTTTTGGTCCTGAGGTCTCTGCAGCTCTTCTGCCGACTGGTTATTTCTTTGCAGCCGATTCCTCTCAAAACCCCATCTGCCAAG GGAAAAGGTGCTCGGACACCTACCAGCGCTCCGGGAGCGAGCAACGCAAGCCAGCAAACCTCCAGGACCACCTCCCCTGACCAGAAGGTCTCTCCTGGCACCAAGAGACcggctggagggggggcggtCAGAGGAGGCCATGGAGGAAAGAAAGCTAAGACGATAGAAATAAAGGAGGAGCATGACGAGATAAAGGAAAAGACTAAAGCATCTGGAGGGCAGAGGCCAAAGAACTCCAAACGCCGCAGTATCGCCTCTAAAGTCAGCTACAAGGAAGAAAGCGAGAGCGaaggggaaaaggaggaggggctTAGCGAAGACGACGACTTTCAGGTGACCAGCGAGGAAGACAGTGAGGATTCAGAGAGAGGGGCTGAATCAACAAAGTCgaggaaagagaaaggagggagcAAAGCCAACGCGGCAAACAGCAAGAGAAGAAGTGGTGGAGGGAAAGAACCGATCAAAGACGAGCAGCGAAAAGAGGGGGAagctgatgaagaagagggaaccACAGGCAACAGAACAAAGCGAAGGAGTGGGAGAAAGAACGACGGGCCCAGAGCGGACGAGTGGCTGGAGGTGTACCTGGTGAAGACGTCATCCTGGGTTTGCGTCGACACGGAGCAGGGCGTCGGGATGCCTCACCTCTGCTCCCAGAATGCAACGGCGCCGATTACCTACGTGGTGTCGGTGGACGGAGACGGCTTTGTGAAGGACTTGGGAAAGAAGTACGACCCCACCTGGCTGACCTCTTCCAGGAAGAGGCGCGTGGACGAAGAGTGGTGGGAGGAGACGCTTCAGCCGTTCCTTGGACCCGAGGACGAGAGGGACgtgaaggaggaaaaggag CTCCAGAACAAACTGCTGAACAAACCCCTGCCCGTCTCAATAGCGGAGTATAAGAACCACCCGCTGTACGCCTTAAAGAGACACCTGCTGAAATATGAAGCCATCTACCCATCAACTGCCACTTCACTGGGATACTGCAGGGGAGAGCCGGTGTACTCCAG GGATTGTGTGCACACGCTCCACTCCAAAGACACTTGGTTGAAAGAGGCACGGACTGTCAGACTAGGAGAGGAACCATACAAG atGGTGAAGGGCTTCTCTAATCGGTCCCGCAAAGCCAGGATGGCATCTGAGCAGAAGGAGGACAATGACCTGTCTCTGTTTGGAGAGTGGCAGACTGAAGAGTACCAGCCGCCTTTAGCTATGGACGGGAAG GTTCCCCGTAACGACTACGGCAACGTCTACCTGTTTAAGCCCTGCATGATACCGGTGGGCTGCGTTCACCTCAAGCTGCCCAACCTGCACCGCGTGGCCAGGAAGCTGAACATGGACGCAGCCCCCGCGGTCACTGGCTTCGACTTCCATGGAGGATACTCGCATGCTGT gaatGACGGCTACATTGTGTGTGAGGAGCATGAGGAGATTCTCAGAGCGGCCTGGGTGGAAGATCAAGAGATTCagaaacagaaggagagagag aaaaaagagaagagggtgATTTCCAACTGGACTTTGCTGGTGAAGGGGCTCCTGATCAGAGAAAGACTTCAACAGCGCTACGGAAAGAAGAACCAGGGTCTGGGGAACCTCCAGGAGACTTGCGGGCTTTCGTCAGATGAAGAGGTGGCTGAGGCCGGAAGTCCTTCCGCTACGACGGCGTCTGAGACTCTGGCCATGTCCTGGCCTCAGAACAGACAAGCagaggaggacggagggagCATCAGCggactgaagaagaagaagacgacaaaGCGAGAAAAGAGGGGACAGGAGAAACACATGTTCCCCTTTGAGAAAGTGTGA